GAGCGGATCTCCGGCAGGGTGCCCCGCTCGTCGCGGATGGCCTGGATGATGCTCTGGAAACCGTCCCGGATCGCTCGGCTGTACTGCTCCTCCTGCTCCGGGGTCAGGAGATCGAACCGGCCCATCTCCCGGAGATAGGTGGTGGTGGTCTCCTCCGCCTCTCCGGACTCCTCGGGCACCGCGAAGGCGTCCTCGAGGGCCTCTTCCTGGCCCGCCCCCTCCAGATCCTGACTGCCCTCATCGCCATCGTCCCACAGTTTGCCGCCCAGGGTCCGCTTGTGGCCTGAGGGATCCTCGCTGACGATCTCGATGTTGTTCTCGCCGAGGAAGTCGAAGATTTCTTCGATCTTGTTGGGGTCGTTGACGTCACTGGGGATGAGGTCGTTGAGCAGGGAGAAGCTGATGCAGCCCTCGTCCTTGCCAACCTCCAAGAGCTTCGCTTTGATGTCGGTCGACACGGGCGTGGGTTCTCCTGGGGATCTGCTGACCTGGTGTGGATGGGGGTGGGGCAGCGCCCCTTGGGACAGTGGCGAACGCGCCATTTTACGGCAGGTCTGGCCTCTGCGCAACGACAGAATCCAGGCCTGCCTGGAAAGCCTCACTGGGCGCGGCTTGACAGTCCGGAGCCCAGACGCCTATATTCATTCTAGCTTTGGCGTCGGAGAAAAGGAAACCGGATTTTCTGACAACAGGCCGGGCATGGTCCCGGCCTGTTTGTGCCTGGAGACGACATGGAGCTGGCGCGCAGCTGCGGCATTCTGGCCCACCTCACCTCCCTGCCCAGCCCTTTCGGAATCGGCGATCTGGGCCCCGGGGCGCGGCGGTTCGTGGACTTTCTGGCCGCCGCCGGCCAGACGGTCTGGCAGATGTTGCCGGTGACGCCCGCCGGCGCCGCCTACGACTATTCGCCCTACATGAGCGATTCCGCCTTTGCCGGCAACCAGCTCCTGCTCAGCCCCGAGGATCTGGCCGCGGCCGGCTGGCTGTCCGCAACCGACCTCGGGGCGCTCGGCGCTTCACCGTATCTGGTGGAGTTTGAGCGGGTGGCGGCCCACAAGGCCGCGCTGGCTCGGAAGGCCTTTGCCGGCTGGCAGAGCCTGGGGCCGGACCCGGAGTTTGCGGCCTTCTGTGCCGCCGAGGCCCATTGGCTCGATGACTACGCCCTGTTCGCGGTGCTCAAGGCCGCCCATCAGGGCGAGTCCTGGTGCCGCTGGCCCCGGCCGCTGGCCCGGCGGCACCGCAAGGCCCTGGCTGCTGCGGCCCGGCGCCTGGCGACCGAGATCGATCGGGTGCGCTTCGGCCAGTACTGCTTCCAGCGCCAGTGGCAGGCCCTGCGGGCCTATGCTGCGGACCAGGGGGTGCGGCTTATCGGGGATCTGCCCATCTACGTGGGCCATGATTCCGCCGAGGTGTGGGCCAACCAGGATTTCTTCCTTCTGGACCGGGAAACGGGCTTGCCCACCGAGGTGTCCGGGGTGCCGCCCGACTACTTCAGCCGTACCGGCCAACGCTGGGGCACTCCTCTCTACCGCTGGCATGACGACCAAGGCCGGCCAAGCTCCGCCCTGTGGGCCTGGTGGGCCCGCCGCTTCGCCCACCT
The Thermodesulfobacteriota bacterium DNA segment above includes these coding regions:
- the malQ gene encoding 4-alpha-glucanotransferase, whose translation is MELARSCGILAHLTSLPSPFGIGDLGPGARRFVDFLAAAGQTVWQMLPVTPAGAAYDYSPYMSDSAFAGNQLLLSPEDLAAAGWLSATDLGALGASPYLVEFERVAAHKAALARKAFAGWQSLGPDPEFAAFCAAEAHWLDDYALFAVLKAAHQGESWCRWPRPLARRHRKALAAAARRLATEIDRVRFGQYCFQRQWQALRAYAADQGVRLIGDLPIYVGHDSAEVWANQDFFLLDRETGLPTEVSGVPPDYFSRTGQRWGTPLYRWHDDQGRPSSALWAWWARRFAHLLRLFDVVRVDHFRGFESYWSIPAAEETAVAGRWLPGPGQPFFRYLAAQLGDLPIIAEDLGLITPEVEALRDALGLPGMKVLQFAFDAGAENAYLPHNFRTSNCVVYTGTHDNDTTVGWYFDPGVPAASKARALRYAHSQVGSPVHWDFLRLAYSSVAALAVLPLQDVLGFGSDCRMNTPSVPKGNWRWRCAPWLLTAELAAALRDEAEFYGRLAPLAAAPADEKPAA